Proteins found in one Streptomyces sp. CB09001 genomic segment:
- a CDS encoding lactate 2-monooxygenase, whose translation MPKHWADFQYEIYLNGMTGAVPRLPTDLTRLEELTERRLGPGPFGYVAGSAGDGSTARANRAALARRRIVPRMLRDVHERDLRVEVLGRALPAPLALAPVGVLSIMHPDAEPAAARAAAAQGVPYILSSASSTPMEEVAEAMGDAERWFQLYWPKDREVARSFLDRARAAGYTALFVTLDTPLLSWRPRDLDQAYLPFLHGVGTANYFSDPAFRAGLAKPVHEDPNAAVMHFVGMFADPAKSWPDLAFLRENWDGPVVLKGVLHPDDARLAAEAGMDGVVVSNHGGRQVAGSVAAADALPRVVEAVGDRLTVLFDSGVRTGDDVFKALALGARAVLLGRPYVYGLGLDGQAGVEHVIRCLLAELDLTLALSGHASPATPGPADLVEDPV comes from the coding sequence ATGCCGAAGCACTGGGCGGATTTCCAGTACGAGATCTATCTGAACGGCATGACGGGCGCCGTCCCGCGGCTGCCCACCGACCTGACCCGGCTCGAGGAGCTCACCGAGCGGCGCCTCGGACCCGGCCCCTTCGGATACGTCGCGGGCAGCGCGGGCGACGGCAGCACCGCCCGCGCCAACCGGGCCGCGCTGGCCAGGCGCCGGATCGTTCCGCGCATGCTGCGGGACGTGCACGAACGCGACCTGCGCGTCGAGGTGCTGGGCCGTGCCCTGCCCGCCCCGCTCGCGCTCGCGCCGGTCGGCGTCCTGTCGATCATGCATCCGGACGCGGAGCCCGCCGCCGCCCGGGCCGCCGCGGCCCAGGGCGTGCCGTACATCCTCTCCTCCGCCTCCAGCACGCCCATGGAGGAGGTCGCCGAGGCGATGGGGGACGCCGAGCGCTGGTTCCAGCTGTACTGGCCCAAGGACCGCGAGGTGGCGCGCAGCTTCCTGGACCGAGCCCGGGCGGCCGGGTACACAGCGCTGTTCGTCACGCTGGACACGCCGCTGCTGTCCTGGCGCCCGCGCGACCTCGACCAGGCGTACCTGCCGTTCCTGCACGGGGTGGGGACCGCCAACTACTTCTCGGACCCGGCCTTCCGGGCCGGTCTGGCCAAGCCGGTGCACGAGGACCCGAACGCGGCGGTGATGCATTTCGTCGGCATGTTTGCCGATCCCGCCAAGTCCTGGCCCGACCTGGCGTTCCTGCGGGAGAACTGGGACGGTCCGGTCGTCCTCAAGGGCGTCCTGCACCCGGACGACGCCCGGCTCGCCGCCGAAGCCGGGATGGACGGCGTGGTCGTCTCCAACCACGGGGGCCGTCAGGTGGCCGGCTCGGTCGCGGCGGCCGACGCCCTGCCGCGTGTGGTGGAGGCGGTCGGCGACCGGCTGACCGTGCTGTTCGACAGCGGTGTCCGCACCGGCGACGACGTCTTCAAGGCGCTCGCGCTCGGGGCGCGTGCGGTGCTCCTGGGCCGTCCCTACGTCTACGGCCTTGGCCTGGACGGCCAGGCCGGCGTCGAGCACGTGATCCGTTGTCTGCTCGCCGAACTGGACCTCACTCTGGCCCTGTCCGGGCACGCCTCACCGGCCACGCCGGGGCCCGCGGACCTGGTCGAGGACCCGGTGTGA
- a CDS encoding RICIN domain-containing protein: protein MPTPHPPRPAYPPSGGDPGESDELLAARLRDGPENEADRIAALLMARHWQPAHDYATICLATSAQVTAMVTAAAWHRVLARLTEGEPATALRPRLLVAVRDTVRQWSGDDAISGALPQLLKPAGGRGMRAAKSLTPENRTLAARAFASLPGPARCLLWHTEVEGESISVPAGLLGMDTDTASATLEQAREKFREGCLHAHRQLAPSQECRFHSRLLDVPIRRGGALLPDVRKHLADCRHCRHAADQLGHFERELGTLIAEAVLGWGARRYLDSRPARATLGGLAEGAARHRGSRTGLLARIPVPVRRVPGRPRSGRSVLRQFGAASAGVLAIVLVVSVWSYDGGGADPAASTSAVDGDGETSATSRPKPPDAAGMPSSADRTRLRNVAANLCLDVRGEPKAGAGARLAECSGAGTQEWTYEDDGLLRSVADPGLCLDSRADAGVVILGTCADEGTERGDDVRYGLTGRGELVPRGQKLLALAATTRAPDADVVVKVHDGSDDQRWRTDPVPTAEGSLSIARTDAPGARAVELSGG from the coding sequence GTGCCCACCCCCCACCCCCCTCGGCCCGCCTACCCGCCCTCGGGCGGGGATCCCGGGGAGTCCGACGAGTTGCTGGCCGCGCGGCTCAGGGACGGCCCGGAGAACGAGGCCGACCGGATCGCCGCGCTGCTGATGGCCCGCCACTGGCAGCCGGCGCACGACTACGCGACCATCTGCCTGGCCACCTCGGCCCAGGTCACCGCCATGGTCACCGCCGCGGCCTGGCACCGGGTGCTGGCCCGGCTCACCGAGGGCGAGCCGGCCACCGCGCTGCGCCCCCGGCTGCTGGTGGCCGTGCGCGACACGGTCCGTCAGTGGTCCGGCGACGACGCGATATCCGGCGCCCTGCCGCAGTTGCTCAAACCCGCCGGGGGACGGGGTATGCGAGCGGCGAAGTCCCTGACTCCGGAAAACCGCACGCTGGCGGCCCGGGCATTCGCTTCTCTTCCCGGACCGGCCCGTTGTTTGCTGTGGCACACGGAGGTCGAAGGCGAGTCCATAAGCGTCCCGGCCGGTCTGCTGGGCATGGACACCGACACCGCGTCGGCCACTCTCGAACAGGCGCGTGAGAAATTCCGCGAGGGATGTCTGCACGCCCACCGGCAGCTCGCGCCGAGCCAGGAGTGCCGCTTCCACAGCCGACTGCTCGACGTCCCGATTCGCCGGGGCGGTGCCCTGCTGCCCGATGTCCGCAAGCACCTGGCGGACTGCCGTCACTGCCGGCACGCGGCCGACCAACTCGGCCACTTCGAGCGGGAGTTGGGCACGCTGATCGCCGAGGCCGTACTCGGCTGGGGTGCGCGGCGCTATCTCGACTCGCGTCCGGCGCGGGCGACGCTGGGCGGGCTGGCCGAGGGCGCGGCCCGGCACCGCGGCTCACGCACCGGGCTGCTGGCCAGGATCCCCGTGCCGGTGCGCCGGGTGCCGGGCCGGCCGCGCTCCGGCCGGTCGGTGCTCCGGCAGTTCGGCGCCGCCTCCGCCGGGGTGCTGGCCATCGTGCTCGTGGTGAGCGTGTGGTCCTACGACGGTGGTGGCGCCGATCCGGCCGCCTCCACCAGTGCGGTCGACGGCGACGGCGAGACGTCCGCGACGAGCCGTCCGAAACCGCCGGACGCGGCCGGGATGCCCTCGTCGGCGGACCGCACGCGGCTGCGCAACGTCGCCGCGAACCTGTGCCTCGACGTCCGGGGCGAGCCGAAGGCGGGGGCCGGCGCCCGGCTGGCGGAGTGCTCCGGGGCGGGGACCCAGGAGTGGACCTACGAGGACGACGGTCTGCTGCGCAGCGTCGCCGACCCGGGGCTGTGTCTGGACTCGCGGGCGGACGCCGGAGTCGTCATTCTCGGTACCTGCGCCGACGAGGGAACCGAGCGGGGCGACGACGTGCGCTACGGGCTGACCGGCCGGGGCGAACTGGTGCCGCGCGGGCAGAAACTGCTCGCACTCGCCGCCACCACCCGTGCCCCGGACGCCGACGTCGTCGTCAAGGTGCACGACGGCTCCGACGACCAGCGCTGGCGCACCGACCCGGTACCGACGGCGGAGGGCTCCCTGTCGATCGCCCGTACCGACGCCCCGGGGGCGCGGGCCGTGGAACTGTCCGGCGGCTGA
- a CDS encoding cellulase gives MKRRRTALVSLTALLAAAVTALPAAPAGAEETEQVRNGTFDNGTDSWWTSSNVTAAVTDGRLCADAPGGTTNRWDAALGQNDVTLVAGESYKISFTATGTPADHVVRAIVGLSVSPYDTYFEVSPQLSVSGNTYSYTFTSPVDTSQGQVGFQLGGTPDAWRFCVDDVSLLGGVAPEPYVPDTGPRVRVNQVAYLPSGPKNATLVTDATTRLPWQLKSDAGRVVAHGWSTPRGVDASSGQNVHSIDFGRYKKRGEGYTLVADGETSRPFDIGTAAYERLRLDSAKYYYTQRSGTAISDELRPGYGRPAGHVGTAPNQGDTEVPCQPGVCDYTLDVSGGWYDAGDHGKYVVNGGISTWELLSTYERSLHARTGEPRKLGDGSLDIPESGNRVPDILDEARWELDFLLKMQVPDGQPLAGMAHHKIHDEQWTGLPLLPSDDPQKRELHPPTTAATLNLAATAAQAARLYRPYDREFAAKALAAARTAWKAALAHPDLLADESDGIGGGAYPDNEVADEFYWAAAELYLTTGERDFKDHVLNSPVHTADIFGPIGFDWARTAAAARLDLATVPSRLPGRDHVRRSVVRGADGYLATLKAHPYGMPYAPDGNVYDWGSSHQVLNNAVVLATAYDITGGSKYRDGAVQSMDYILGRNALNMSYVTGYGEANAHNQHSRWYAHQLDPALPAPPDGTLSGGPNSSIQDPYAQSKLQGCVGQFCFIDDIQSWSTNEHTINWNAALARMASFVADQG, from the coding sequence GTGAAAAGACGCAGAACCGCGCTCGTCTCCCTGACGGCCCTGCTGGCGGCGGCCGTCACCGCGCTGCCCGCAGCCCCGGCCGGCGCCGAGGAGACCGAGCAGGTCAGGAACGGCACCTTCGACAACGGCACGGACTCCTGGTGGACGAGCAGCAACGTCACCGCCGCCGTGACCGACGGCCGGCTGTGCGCCGACGCCCCCGGCGGCACCACCAACCGCTGGGACGCCGCCCTCGGCCAGAACGACGTCACCCTGGTCGCCGGGGAGTCGTACAAGATCTCCTTCACCGCCACCGGTACGCCCGCCGACCACGTGGTCCGGGCGATCGTCGGGCTGTCGGTGTCCCCGTACGACACGTACTTCGAGGTCAGCCCGCAGCTGAGCGTCTCGGGCAACACCTACTCGTACACCTTCACCTCGCCCGTCGACACCAGCCAGGGCCAGGTCGGCTTCCAGCTCGGCGGCACGCCCGACGCCTGGCGGTTCTGCGTGGACGACGTGTCCCTGCTGGGCGGCGTGGCACCGGAGCCGTACGTGCCGGACACCGGGCCGCGGGTGCGGGTGAACCAGGTCGCCTACCTGCCCTCGGGGCCGAAGAACGCCACCCTCGTCACCGACGCGACCACCCGCCTGCCCTGGCAGCTGAAGAGCGACGCCGGACGGGTCGTCGCCCACGGCTGGAGCACGCCGCGCGGCGTCGACGCCTCCTCCGGGCAGAACGTCCACTCGATCGACTTCGGCCGCTACAAGAAGCGCGGCGAGGGCTACACCCTGGTCGCCGACGGCGAGACCAGCCGCCCCTTCGACATCGGCACGGCCGCCTACGAGCGGCTGCGCCTGGACTCCGCGAAGTACTACTACACACAGCGCAGCGGCACCGCGATCAGTGACGAACTCCGCCCCGGCTACGGACGCCCCGCCGGACACGTCGGCACGGCGCCCAACCAGGGCGACACCGAGGTGCCCTGCCAACCCGGCGTGTGCGACTACACCCTGGACGTCTCCGGCGGCTGGTACGACGCCGGCGACCACGGCAAGTACGTCGTCAACGGCGGCATCTCCACCTGGGAGCTGCTCAGCACCTACGAGCGCTCGCTGCACGCCCGCACCGGGGAGCCCCGCAAGCTGGGCGACGGTTCGCTCGACATCCCCGAGAGCGGCAACAGGGTGCCGGACATCCTCGACGAGGCCCGCTGGGAGCTGGACTTCCTGCTGAAGATGCAGGTGCCGGACGGGCAGCCGCTGGCCGGGATGGCGCACCACAAGATCCACGACGAGCAGTGGACCGGGCTGCCGCTGCTGCCGAGCGACGACCCGCAAAAGCGCGAGCTGCACCCGCCGACCACCGCGGCGACCCTCAACCTGGCGGCGACGGCCGCGCAGGCCGCCCGCCTGTACCGCCCCTACGACCGGGAGTTCGCCGCGAAGGCGCTCGCCGCGGCCCGCACCGCCTGGAAGGCGGCGCTCGCCCACCCGGACCTGCTCGCCGACGAGAGCGACGGCATCGGCGGCGGCGCCTACCCCGACAACGAGGTCGCCGACGAGTTCTACTGGGCCGCGGCCGAGCTGTACCTGACGACGGGGGAGCGGGACTTCAAGGACCACGTGCTGAACTCCCCGGTCCACACCGCCGACATCTTCGGCCCGATCGGCTTCGACTGGGCGCGCACCGCGGCCGCCGCCCGCCTCGACCTGGCGACCGTACCCAGCCGCCTCCCGGGCCGGGACCACGTCCGCCGCTCCGTCGTCCGGGGCGCCGACGGCTACCTGGCCACCCTGAAGGCGCACCCGTACGGCATGCCCTACGCCCCCGACGGCAACGTGTACGACTGGGGCTCCAGCCACCAGGTCCTGAACAACGCGGTCGTCCTCGCCACCGCCTACGACATCACCGGCGGTTCCAAGTACCGTGACGGCGCCGTCCAGTCCATGGACTACATCCTGGGCCGCAACGCGCTGAACATGTCCTACGTCACCGGATACGGCGAGGCCAACGCGCACAACCAGCACAGCCGCTGGTACGCCCACCAGCTCGACCCCGCGCTGCCCGCGCCGCCCGACGGCACCCTGTCCGGCGGTCCGAACTCGAGCATCCAGGACCCCTACGCGCAGAGCAAACTCCAGGGCTGCGTCGGCCAGTTCTGCTTCATCGACGACATCCAGTCCTGGTCGACCAACGAGCACACGATCAACTGGAACGCCGCGCTGGCCCGGATGGCCTCGTTCGTGGCGGACCAGGGATGA
- a CDS encoding glycoside hydrolase family 2 TIM barrel-domain containing protein: MTVTRRSVLIASAATPAAGMALAAPSAWAADASGGSAGRGTIALRDGWRFRLIDPDGAAEDVTDAADPAHDDSAWREVAVPHDWSIEQAPTTEHGTTSGTGFLPGGLGWYRLAFTLPPALAGKRISVEFDGVYMDSRVHCNGREVGHHPYGYTGFALDLTDLVHTDGRTENVLAVRVRNQLPSSRWYSGSGIYREARLVVTEPVHVRRWGTRVTTPRVSEESAVVRVETSVVNASGTAREVEIRSTVTDAEGRTAARTASTVDVTDALTDTHELTVRRPRLWDFASPHRYTLHTELRVGGRTVDTYRTPFGIRTFHVDPDEGFHLNGRHAKIKGVDLHHDLGALGAAVSIDAIRRQMTLMKSMGVNAFRTSHNPPSPEMIEVCEDMGIIMLVEAFDCWRTGKNRYDYGRFFDEWCERDATEMVLAARNSPAVVMWSIGNEVPDSTATAGLAMADRIIDAVRAADDTRPLVIGSDKYRRLPAKGSAADLMLAKLDGLGLNYNTAKSVDDLHSAYPHLFLFESESSSETSTRGTYQEPEHLNTGENHTPGGRATSSYDNNLASWTMSGEYGHKKDRDRKWFTGQFLWSGIDYIGEPTPYDVFPVKASFFGAVDTAGFPKDMYHLFRSQWTDEPMVHLLPTTWNHREGDTVEVWAYTNVDTVELYLNGKSLGTRRFDTKKTVDGRAYLETTEPTGDDKTFTDGPYPGSYTSPNGSAGKLHLTWKVPFEAGELKAVARRGGRTVATDVLRTAGTPHALRLTPDRESVDADGRSLVFVTADVVDRHGVVVPGAEHLISFDVAGGSLAGLDNGRQESAERYQSRTRTAFHGKALAIVRSGTRPGTLRVTARADGLRTDTATVRARRAPDRATTPVPEFPAEHPAPVEHPHADASYSGRPGTLPAAVLDGDPATGWSNGFHKAATALLPAFDGARAEDWISVDHGRTRTYDRVEVTFTVDDGHSLPAAVEVAVWDGRAWRTAEGTRTDWATASDAPTVVTFDRLRGSRVRLTVTSRHPGEARGAVRISRLETPAA, from the coding sequence ATGACGGTCACGCGCAGATCGGTTCTGATCGCCTCCGCCGCCACGCCCGCGGCCGGGATGGCGCTCGCCGCCCCGTCGGCGTGGGCCGCGGACGCGAGCGGCGGCTCGGCCGGTCGCGGCACCATCGCCCTGCGGGACGGCTGGCGCTTCCGGCTGATCGACCCCGACGGCGCGGCCGAGGACGTCACGGACGCCGCCGATCCCGCCCACGACGACTCGGCGTGGCGCGAGGTCGCCGTCCCGCACGACTGGAGCATCGAGCAGGCGCCCACCACCGAGCACGGCACCACCAGCGGCACCGGCTTCCTGCCGGGCGGCCTCGGCTGGTACCGCCTCGCCTTCACCCTGCCGCCCGCCCTGGCCGGGAAGCGGATATCGGTCGAGTTCGACGGCGTGTACATGGACTCCCGCGTCCACTGCAACGGACGGGAGGTCGGCCACCACCCCTACGGCTACACCGGCTTCGCCCTCGACCTCACCGACCTGGTGCACACCGACGGCCGCACCGAGAACGTCCTCGCGGTGCGGGTGCGCAACCAACTGCCGAGCAGCCGCTGGTACTCCGGCAGCGGCATCTACCGCGAGGCCCGGCTGGTCGTCACCGAGCCGGTGCACGTACGGCGCTGGGGCACCCGCGTCACCACGCCCCGGGTGAGCGAGGAGAGCGCCGTCGTCCGGGTGGAGACGTCGGTGGTGAACGCCTCGGGCACCGCACGCGAGGTCGAGATCCGGTCGACGGTGACGGACGCGGAAGGCCGCACCGCGGCCCGTACCGCCTCCACGGTGGACGTCACCGACGCGCTCACCGACACCCACGAACTCACCGTCCGGCGTCCGCGGCTGTGGGACTTCGCGAGCCCGCACCGCTACACCCTGCACACCGAACTGCGCGTCGGCGGCCGGACCGTCGACACCTACCGCACCCCGTTCGGCATCCGCACCTTCCACGTCGACCCCGACGAGGGCTTCCACCTCAACGGCAGGCACGCCAAGATCAAGGGTGTCGACCTGCACCACGACCTCGGCGCGCTCGGCGCCGCCGTGAGCATCGACGCGATCCGCCGCCAGATGACCCTCATGAAGTCGATGGGCGTCAACGCCTTCCGCACCTCCCACAACCCGCCCTCGCCCGAGATGATCGAGGTCTGCGAGGACATGGGCATCATCATGCTGGTGGAGGCCTTCGACTGCTGGCGCACCGGCAAGAACCGCTACGACTACGGGCGGTTCTTCGACGAGTGGTGCGAGCGGGACGCCACCGAGATGGTGCTCGCGGCCCGCAACTCGCCCGCCGTCGTCATGTGGTCCATCGGCAACGAGGTCCCCGACTCCACCGCCACCGCCGGGCTGGCCATGGCCGACCGGATCATCGACGCCGTCCGGGCCGCCGACGACACCCGCCCGCTGGTCATCGGCTCCGACAAGTACCGCCGGCTGCCCGCCAAGGGCTCCGCGGCCGACCTGATGCTGGCCAAGCTGGACGGACTCGGCCTCAACTACAACACCGCCAAGTCGGTGGACGACCTGCACTCGGCCTACCCGCACCTGTTCCTCTTCGAGTCCGAGTCGTCCTCCGAGACCTCCACCCGCGGCACCTACCAGGAGCCGGAGCACCTCAACACGGGCGAGAACCACACGCCGGGCGGGCGGGCCACCTCGTCCTACGACAACAACCTCGCCTCCTGGACGATGAGCGGCGAGTACGGCCACAAGAAGGACCGGGACCGCAAGTGGTTCACCGGGCAGTTCCTGTGGTCCGGCATCGACTACATCGGGGAGCCCACGCCGTACGACGTCTTCCCGGTGAAGGCGTCCTTCTTCGGCGCGGTCGACACGGCCGGCTTCCCGAAGGACATGTACCACCTGTTCCGCAGCCAGTGGACCGACGAGCCGATGGTCCACCTGCTGCCGACGACGTGGAACCACCGCGAGGGCGACACCGTCGAGGTCTGGGCCTACACCAACGTCGACACCGTCGAGCTGTACCTGAACGGCAAGTCCCTCGGCACCCGCCGCTTCGACACCAAGAAGACCGTCGACGGCCGGGCCTATCTGGAGACCACCGAGCCCACCGGCGACGACAAGACCTTCACCGACGGTCCCTACCCCGGCAGTTACACCAGCCCCAACGGCAGCGCGGGCAAGCTCCACCTGACGTGGAAGGTGCCCTTTGAGGCGGGCGAGCTGAAGGCCGTCGCCCGGCGCGGCGGCAGGACGGTCGCCACCGATGTGCTGCGCACCGCCGGGACGCCGCACGCCCTGCGCCTGACCCCGGACCGGGAGTCCGTCGACGCGGACGGCCGCTCGCTGGTCTTCGTGACCGCCGACGTGGTCGACCGGCACGGCGTGGTGGTGCCCGGCGCCGAGCACCTGATCTCCTTCGACGTCGCGGGCGGCTCGCTGGCCGGACTCGACAACGGCCGCCAGGAGAGTGCCGAGCGCTACCAGTCCCGCACCCGCACCGCCTTCCACGGCAAGGCGCTCGCGATCGTCCGGTCCGGCACCCGGCCGGGCACGCTCCGGGTGACGGCCCGCGCGGACGGCCTGCGTACGGACACCGCGACGGTGCGCGCCCGGCGGGCCCCCGACCGGGCGACCACACCGGTCCCGGAGTTCCCGGCCGAGCACCCGGCGCCCGTGGAGCACCCGCACGCGGACGCGAGCTACTCCGGCCGGCCCGGCACCCTCCCCGCCGCCGTGCTGGACGGTGACCCGGCCACCGGCTGGTCCAACGGCTTCCACAAGGCGGCCACCGCTCTGCTGCCCGCCTTCGACGGGGCCCGCGCCGAGGATTGGATCTCCGTCGACCACGGGCGCACGCGCACCTACGACCGGGTCGAGGTCACCTTCACCGTGGACGACGGGCACAGCCTGCCCGCCGCCGTCGAGGTCGCGGTCTGGGACGGCCGTGCCTGGCGTACCGCCGAGGGGACGCGGACCGACTGGGCCACCGCATCCGACGCGCCCACGGTCGTCACCTTCGACCGGCTGCGCGGCTCCCGGGTCCGTCTCACGGTCACCAGCCGGCACCCCGGCGAGGCGCGGGGAGCGGTCCGCATCAGCCGCCTGGAGACGCCGGCCGCCTGA
- a CDS encoding SpoIIE family protein phosphatase, producing the protein MSPVNPFDDAATARAVVDGSGTLVEWNEGARLLLGHQAADVVGRPAADLLAGGPDGTPPGRGDARWSGTLDLRHRDGHTVSAWVLAHRRPAADGAPAGWLAVTRLDPGPGPEEDPLVRAALAQAPCAMMIFDDRLLLRGANDAMARLLGLPSDRLRGLRATDFSIRPQDAELERRMRRVLASGRRHDMQTHLKAEDESRAHAWNARIAPLTDADGRVRGVCVSVHDFTEQHRARERLQLVNEASVRIGTTLDVTLTAQELADVCVPPLADFVSVDLLDPHEHGGEPATLVEPPVGLRRTAHRSITADGPQAVADTGQLDVYPAGSPQAECLLSGQVIVASQAYGDLERWLEWDPVRLRRVKEYGIHSTMSVPLQARGTTLGVAVFTRFRRPDPFTHDDVLLAEEVSARAAVCIDNARRYSREREATLTLQRSLLPRWLPPTAAVQAASRYLPAARSGVGGDWFDVIPLSGMRVAMVVGDVVGHGIPASATMGRLRTAVRTLADIDLTPEELLTHLDDLVVRLSEESGDDRAGEVGATCLYVVYDPVSRHCSMARAGHPAPVLVPPDGPPEQVELPSGPPLGVGGLPFEAAELELREGSVLALYTDGLVESRDRDTDTGQALLREALAAPADSLDTVCDRVLHRLLPSGSAADDVALLLARTRGLPAGQVATWDIPADPALVAPVRKQVLDQLSDWNLLEATFTAELVVSELVTNAIRYGSPPIRLRLIHDTATLICEVSDTSHTAPHLRRARTWDEGGRGLLLVAQLTQRWGSRHTAEGKTIWAELGLLDDEA; encoded by the coding sequence ATGAGTCCGGTCAACCCGTTCGACGATGCCGCCACGGCCCGCGCCGTCGTCGACGGCTCCGGCACCCTGGTCGAGTGGAACGAGGGCGCCCGCCTGCTGCTCGGCCACCAGGCCGCCGATGTGGTGGGGCGCCCCGCCGCCGACCTCCTCGCGGGCGGCCCGGACGGCACACCGCCGGGGCGCGGCGACGCACGGTGGAGCGGCACCCTGGACCTGCGCCACCGCGACGGGCACACCGTGTCCGCTTGGGTGCTCGCGCACCGCAGACCCGCGGCCGACGGCGCCCCGGCCGGCTGGCTCGCCGTCACGCGCCTGGATCCCGGTCCCGGACCGGAGGAGGACCCGCTGGTCAGAGCCGCGCTCGCCCAGGCACCCTGCGCCATGATGATCTTCGACGACCGGCTGCTGCTGCGCGGGGCCAACGACGCCATGGCGCGGTTGCTGGGGCTCCCGTCCGATCGCCTGCGCGGTCTGCGGGCCACCGACTTCAGCATCCGGCCGCAGGACGCGGAACTGGAACGCCGGATGCGGCGCGTGCTGGCCTCCGGCCGCCGGCACGACATGCAGACCCACCTCAAGGCGGAGGACGAGAGCCGCGCCCACGCGTGGAACGCCCGGATCGCACCGCTGACCGACGCCGACGGCCGGGTGCGCGGCGTGTGTGTGAGCGTCCACGACTTCACGGAGCAGCACCGCGCCCGCGAGCGGCTGCAACTGGTCAACGAGGCCAGCGTGCGCATCGGCACCACCCTCGACGTCACCCTTACGGCGCAGGAGCTGGCGGACGTGTGCGTCCCCCCGCTCGCCGACTTCGTCAGCGTCGACCTGCTGGACCCGCACGAGCACGGCGGTGAGCCCGCCACCCTGGTCGAACCGCCGGTCGGCCTGCGCCGTACCGCGCACCGGTCGATCACCGCGGACGGCCCGCAGGCGGTGGCCGACACCGGGCAGCTGGACGTCTATCCGGCCGGCTCCCCCCAGGCCGAGTGCCTGCTCTCGGGGCAGGTGATCGTGGCCTCGCAGGCCTACGGCGACCTCGAACGCTGGCTCGAGTGGGACCCCGTCCGCCTGCGGCGGGTGAAGGAGTACGGCATCCACTCCACGATGTCGGTGCCGCTCCAGGCCCGCGGCACCACCCTCGGCGTCGCGGTCTTCACCCGGTTCCGGCGCCCCGACCCGTTCACGCACGACGACGTGCTGCTGGCCGAGGAGGTCAGCGCCCGCGCCGCCGTCTGCATCGACAACGCCCGCCGCTACTCGCGCGAGCGCGAGGCCACGCTGACCCTGCAGCGCAGTCTGCTGCCCCGGTGGCTGCCGCCCACGGCCGCGGTGCAGGCGGCCTCCCGCTACCTGCCCGCGGCCCGCTCGGGCGTCGGCGGCGACTGGTTCGACGTCATCCCGCTGTCCGGGATGCGGGTCGCCATGGTCGTCGGGGACGTGGTCGGCCACGGCATCCCGGCCTCGGCCACGATGGGCCGGCTGCGCACCGCCGTTCGCACCCTCGCCGACATCGACCTGACGCCCGAGGAGCTGCTCACCCACCTCGACGACCTGGTCGTCCGGCTGTCCGAGGAGTCCGGCGACGACCGGGCGGGCGAGGTCGGCGCGACGTGTCTGTACGTGGTGTACGACCCGGTGTCGCGGCACTGCTCCATGGCACGGGCCGGACACCCGGCGCCTGTCCTGGTCCCGCCGGACGGTCCGCCGGAGCAGGTCGAGCTGCCCTCCGGGCCACCGCTGGGCGTGGGCGGACTGCCGTTCGAGGCGGCCGAGCTGGAGCTGCGCGAGGGCAGCGTGCTGGCCCTCTACACCGACGGACTGGTCGAGAGCCGGGACCGGGACACCGACACCGGCCAGGCGCTGCTGCGCGAGGCGCTGGCCGCCCCGGCCGACTCCCTGGACACCGTCTGCGACCGGGTGCTGCACCGCCTCCTCCCGTCGGGCAGCGCCGCCGACGACGTGGCGCTGCTGCTGGCCCGGACCCGGGGGCTGCCTGCCGGACAGGTCGCCACCTGGGACATTCCCGCCGACCCCGCGCTGGTCGCCCCGGTGCGCAAGCAGGTCCTCGACCAGCTTTCCGACTGGAACCTGCTGGAGGCGACCTTCACCGCGGAGCTGGTCGTGAGCGAGCTGGTCACCAATGCCATCCGGTACGGCTCCCCGCCGATCCGGCTCCGGCTGATCCACGACACGGCCACCCTGATCTGCGAGGTCTCCGACACCAGCCACACCGCGCCGCATCTGCGCCGGGCCAGGACCTGGGACGAGGGCGGGCGCGGCCTGCTCCTGGTGGCTCAGCTCACCCAGCGCTGGGGCAGCCGGCACACGGCCGAGGGCAAGACCATCTGGGCGGAGCTGGGGCTGCTCGACGACGAGGCGTGA